A single genomic interval of Penicillium psychrofluorescens genome assembly, chromosome: 2 harbors:
- a CDS encoding uncharacterized protein (ID:PFLUO_004032-T1.cds;~source:funannotate): protein MTLQERKLPFGKIEPYSSKYFYSCGLGGIIACGPTHTAVTPLDLVKCRRQVDPKIYTSNISAWRSIFAKEGLRGVFFGWSPTFLGYSFQGAGKYGLYEYFKYLYGDRMFPQSNRTLVFLGASASAEFFADMALCPMEAIKVRMQTTLPPYANNLREGWSRIVAKEGFAGLYKGLYPLWARQIPYTMTKFATFEKTVSMIYKTMGKPKESYGQLVQTGVSFAGGYIAGIFCAIVSHPADVMVSKLNADRQAGEGAMKAVSRIYGNIGFSGLWNGLPVRIVMLGTLTGFQWLIYDSFKVFLGLPTTGGH from the exons ATGACACTACAAGAGCGCAAGCTTCCCTTTGGGAAGATTGAGCCCTACTCGAGCAAGTATTTCTACAGCTGTGGTCTCGGCGGCATTATCG CCTGTG GACCAACCCACACGGCTGTCACGCCCCTCGACCTCGTCAAGTGCCGTCGCCAAGTCGACCCAAAGATCTACACCTCCAACATCTCCGCATGGCgctccatcttcgccaaggAAGGCCTGCGCGGCGTGTTCTTCGGCTGGTCGCCCACCTTCCTGGGGTACTCGTTCCAGGGCGCCGGCAAGTACGGCCTGTACGAGTACTTCAAGTATCTGTACGGGGACCGGATGTTCCCGCAGAGCAACCGCACCCTGGTCTTCCTGGGCGCCAGTGCCAGCGCCGAGTTCTTCGCTGATATGGCGCTGTGTCCGATGGAGGCCATCAAGGTCCGCATGCAGACGACTCTCCCGCCCTATGCGAATAACCTGCGAGAGGGGTGGAGTCGCATTGTCGCGAAGGAAGGATTTGCTGGCCTCTACAAGGGATTGTATCCGCTGTGGGCGCGCCAGATTCCCTACACGATGACCAAGTTCGCGACTTTCGAGAAGACCGTGAGCATGATTTACAAGACTATGGGCAAGCCGAAGGAGAGTTATGGACAGTTGGTCCAGACGGGTGTGAGCTTTGCGGGTGGATACATTGCGGGTATCTTCTGCGCTATTGTCAGTCATCCGGCGGATGTGATGGTTAGCAAGCTGAATGCGGATCGCCAGG CGGGTGAGGGCGCTATGAAGGCGGTATCGAGGATCTATGGCAACATTGGCTTCTCTGGTCTGTGGAACGGATTGCCTGTCCGTATCGTCATGCTGGGCACCCTGACGGGCTTCCAGTGGCTCATTTATGACTCGTTCAAGGTCTTCCTGGGTCTTCCGACGACGGGAGGACACTAG
- a CDS encoding uncharacterized protein (ID:PFLUO_004035-T1.cds;~source:funannotate) produces MGSQNPTLELPAVDFAGMELQQVVEHGGKLDNVTQEMADQATQAEHNISTWQALKMHRSGALWSLFFSLCIIMRAYDIEITGNFYALPAFQKHFGEKSPGGGYQIPAKWQVAMSMGPIVGQVVGSWACAIPMDRIGRKKTLALYLCATIALIFMQVFATNIRVLTTSMYLAGLIWGGYHVLAPTYASEVLPLRLRGYFTGYVQLCYTIGQFLQTGITRGFVNRTDKWAYKIPYAIQWVWPVILLIGLIWAPESPWWLMRQNRLEDAKRSLDQLTNKATQSQNTNTLAMMAQTDLYEREQELGTTYRDCFKGSNRRRLEICSMLFVVQNFAGNPTGFATYLFEQVGLNAEQAFDMGVALNAVSFVGTLLCVFPLAWFGRRISWLIGLSYSVAIMWIVAILCFAKNYNSTPSYSWAQAVLLISLQFVFALTIGPLGFTISSEVPSSKLRARTLSLTATINGLSYLILDILGPFFLNPGAINAGAKIEFVFGGISVFSLIWSYFRLPETKDRTYKELDIMFDNNIPTRQFKNYQVSDEEEDAK; encoded by the exons ATGGGAAGCCAAAATCCCACCCTGGAGCTCCCGGCTGTGGACTTCGCTGGCATGGAGTTGCAGCAGGTTGTCGAGCATGGCGGCAAGCTGGATAATGTTACCCAAGAAATGGCCGATCAAGCTACACAGGCCGAGCATAATATCTCGACGTGGCAAGCACTCAAAATGCATCGATCCGGTGCCCTTTGGTCGTTATTCTTTTCCTTGTGTATCATCATGAGAGCATACGACATTGAAATCACTGGCAATTTCTATGCCTTGCCAGCTTTTCAAAAGCATTTCGGCGAAAAGTCTCCTGGTGGCGGATATCAGATCCCGGCCAAATGGCAGGTGGCAATGTCTATGGGCCCCATTGTAGGGCAAGTTGTCGGATCATGGGCATGTGCCATTCCGATGGATCGAATCGGACGAAAGAAGACCTTGGCGTTATATTTATGCGCCACCATTGCATTGATATTCATGCAAGTCTTTGCGACGAACATACGTGTCCTGACGACGTCTATGTACCTGGCAGGTCTCATTTGGGGAGGGTATCATGTCCTAGCCCCAACATATGCATCTGAAGTTCTGCCTCTGCGCCTTCGGGGATATTTCACGGGTTATGTTCAACTATGCTACACCATTGGACAGTTCCTTCAAACCGGAATTACCCGAGGGTTTGTCAATCGAACCGACAAATGGGCGTACAAGATTCCGTACGCGATCCAATGGGTGTGGCCAGTGATTCTACTAATTGGATTAATCTGGGCGCCCGAATCACCATGGTGGTTGATGAGACAGAATCGCCTGGAAGATGCTAAAAGAtccctcgaccagctcacGAACAAAGCTACCCAGTCTCAGAACACCAATACGCTGGCTATGATGGCACAGACAGATCTATACGAACGAGAACAAGAGCTCGGTACAACCTACCGGGATTGTTTCAAGGGGTCCAACCGAAGACGACTCGAAATCTGCTCTATGCTCTTTGTTGTCCAAAACTTCGCCGGCAATCCGACTGGGTTTGCTACGTATCTATTCGAGCAGGTGGGTCTGAACGCCGAGCAAGCATTCGACATGGGCGTCGCCCTCAACGCGGTCTCCTTCGTCGGGACCCTTTTGTGTGTGTTCCCACTGGCCTGGTTTGGACGACGGATATCCTGGTTGATCGGGCTAAGCTATTCCGTGGCCATTATGTGGATCGTGGCTATTCTATGTTTTGCGAAAAACTACAACTCGACACCCTCATACTCCTGGGCTCAGGCGGTCTTGCTTATTAGTCTTCAGTTTGTGTTTGCTCTGACAATCGGACCCTTGGGATTCACTATCTCGAGCGAGGTCCCATCATCGAAGTTACGGGCAAGAACCCTGTCGCTCACCGCAACTATCAATGGCCTCTCATACTTGATTCTCGACATTCTGGGACCCTTTTTCCTAAATCCCGGAGCTATCAATGCAGGTGCAAAAATCGAATTCGTTTTTGGAGGTATTTCGGTGTTTTCATTAATATGGAGTTACTTTCGGTTGCCGGAG ACCAAGGATAGAACGTACAAGGAGTTGGATATCATGTTCGACAATAACATACCAACCAGGCAGTTCAAAAATTACCAGGTCTctgacgaagaagaggatgcaAAGTAA
- a CDS encoding uncharacterized protein (ID:PFLUO_004036-T1.cds;~source:funannotate): MTIRQLTPFGKPMLKHWLFDPAYKNLNHGSYGAHPAVVRDAQRAYQELADGRPDRYVRQLHAELLDEARQDLATLIIASRDECVFVRNATTGVATVLYNLNFQPGEVVIYFEPVYGAVENGITSLKEHTALQTRKVHIQYPISEDEIERRFHEVVLQTRKDGLKVRAAVFDTIHSVPGVRFPFERFVAICREEGILSVIDGAHGIGQIPLDMNTLQPDFFVSNCHKWLYTPRSAAVLYVPKRNQHFMHTTLPTSWGFIPTADSPHTSQTSKKKSSFEELFQFVATDDYSAYICVGAALKFRKEICGGENAVMRYCQKIANEGADTVAAALGTNVLQEPDLRPGEASQMRQCALTTVRLPIAVADDQAGAMPSGASVILTPEEADRASEFCHWTFLRKYDTFVPVFRHGSWLWTRLSGQVYLEKADFEWLGGILGELCEQIARKEFQ; the protein is encoded by the exons ATGACGATCAGACAACTCACTCCTTTCGGCAAGCCAATGCTGAAACATTGGCTGTTTGACCCCGCTTACAAAAACCTCAACCATG GTTCATATGGTGCCCACCCGGCTGTCGTCCGTGATGCACAGCGCGCCTATCAAGAGCTCGCCGATGGGCGACCGGATCGATATGTCCGGCAACTACATGCAgagcttctggatgaggCGCGCCAGGATCTCGCAACGCTCATCATTGCGTCGAGAGACGAATGTGTCTTTGTCAGAAATGCCACCACTGGCGTCGCGACGGTTCTATACAACTTGAATTTCCAGCCGGGGGAAGTGGTCATCTACTTTGAGCCCGTTTACGGAGCCGTGGAGAATGGGATCACTTCTCTAAAGGAGCACACTGCCCTCCAGACTCGGAAAGTGCATATTCAGTATCCTATTTCCGAGGACGAAATCGAACGCCGATTCCACGAGGTTGTCCTCCAGACTCGTAAGGATGGCCTCAAAGTCCGAGCCGCTGTCTTCGACACAATTCACAGCGTTCCCGGCGTTCGCTTTCCCTTTGAGCGTTTCGTCGCTATCTGCCGCGAAGAGGGCATCTTGAGTGTAATTGATGGTGCACATGGCATTGGACAGATCCCACTTGACATGAATACGCTACAGCCTGACTTTTTTGTCTCGAACTGCCACAA GTGGCTATATACCCCTCGTAGTGCGGCTGTTCTCTATGTTCCTAAGCGTAACCAGCACTTTATGCATACTACTCTTCCTACATCATGGGGGTTTATTCCTACAGCCGACTCTCCTCATACCTCTCAAACCTCCAAGAAAAAATCTTCCTTCGAGGAACTGTTTCAATTCGTCGCTACTGACGACTATTCCGCGTACATTTGTGTGGGGGCGGCGTTGAAATTTCGCAAAGAAAtctgcggcggcgagaaCGCCGTTATGCGGTATTGCCAGAAGATAGCCAACGAAGGAGCGGACACTGTCGCAGCCGCCCTTGGAACCAATGTCCTCCAGGAGCCCGATTTGAGGCCCGGAGAGGCTAGTCAGATGCGCCAGTGTGCTCTGACAACCGTGCGGTTGCCGATCGCGGTTGCAGACGATCAAGCTGGCGCAATGCCTTCTGGTGCTTCAGTGATTCTAACGCCGGAGGAGGCGGATCGGGCTTCTGAATTTTGCCATTGGACATTCTTGAGGAAATATGATACTTTTGTGCCTGTCTTCCGGCACGGATCGTGGCTGTGGACGCGGTTGAGCGGACAGGTGTATCTGGAGAAGGCTGATTTTGAATGGCTGGGAGGTATTCTTGGCGAGTTGTGTGAGCAGATTGCTCGAAAAGAGTTTCAGTAG
- a CDS encoding uncharacterized protein (ID:PFLUO_004038-T1.cds;~source:funannotate), with product MVSATRRGVVGAAKSATEPAMNGKRKAESATTKKAEGQQAKRRKRDSLEATETTPDGQDQAPTAPSAQTKHMRFDSEEPELPEATQPEEISETPNQKLDDDDSDDDAPEAINNSAQLLKIKEQAKKLEVAKQIEEQLKKEKRRKLDERRKLQAKSTAKANETSAPADDLRSESTTTLQGSTTHDVRRRALPALLPDDILNAVPVERPPTPPAEDLGGERRKPNKLRFLDKTDKAPKDVQVGDVAIRVLDAPSTKKNNSQPSLAPKISKAGRNIKDNWLKNPRSTGQVNGLRRTAGGSSGFVRR from the exons ATGGTGTCCGCAACAAGGCGAGGTGTGGTTGGTGCCGCAAAATCGGCGACCGAGCCTGCAATGAACGGAAAACGAAAGGCAGAATCTGCAACCACAAAGAAGGCAGAGGGCCAGCAGGCTAAGCGGCGGAAGAGGGACAGCCTTGAGGCAACAGAGACAACGCCAGATggacaagaccaagcccCCACTGCTCCCTCAGCCCAGACCAAACATATGAGATTCGACAGCGAAGAACCCGAGCTGCCAGAGGCAACACAACCGGAAGAGATTTCAGAGACACCAAACCAGAAACTagacgacgacgacagcgacgacgatgCGCCAGAAGCGATCAATAACTCTGCCCAATTATTGAAGATCAAGGAACAGGCGAAGAAACTGGAGGTGGCGAAGCAAAT AGAGGAACAGTTGAAAAAAGAGAAACGGCGGAAACTCGACGAGCGCCGAAAACTGCAGGCTAAATCGACTGCAAAGGCCAACGAAACCAGCGCACCGGCCGATGACCTACGTTCCGAGAGCACGACCACCCTGCAAGGCTCAACCACCCACGACGTGCGACGCCGGGCCCTTCCCGCCTTGCTCCCCGATGACATCCTGAATGCGGTGCCTGTCGAGCGGCCCCCTACACCTCCGGCCGAGGATCTAGGCGGGGAGCGAAGGAAGCCCAACAAGCTGAGGTTCTTGGACAAGACCGACAAAGCGCCCAAGGATGTGCAAGTTGGGGACGTTGCGATTCGAGTTCTGGATGCACCGTCgaccaagaagaacaacTCGCAGCCGAGCCTGGCTCCGAAGATCTCAAAAGCTGGTCGGAATATCAAAGACAACTGGCTCAAGAACCCGCGCAGTACGGGGCAGGTCAATGGCCTGCGGCGGACCGCGGGTGGCTCATCTGGGTTTGTGCGCCGGTGA
- a CDS encoding uncharacterized protein (ID:PFLUO_004039-T1.cds;~source:funannotate), whose amino-acid sequence MKAQVLKAYNEPYVFTDVPLPKITSPYDLLIKVEAASYCHTDTVCATGGFDGHANAPTQWPHIGCHEFAGTVADIHKPLAGSDSSVAPFQIGTRVGVPGRAFHPCGTCYECQRETPDYGQPSDSKGYSVYCPKAKNLGLSIPGGFAEYAVVDARQVAPLPAEMSAVDAAPLMCAGLTIYAALKNCQLQRGDRVAILGCGGGLGHLGIQFAEKMGLKVVGIDTSGPAVALSQRLATNSLIVNATKTTADDVVQIMGNEDGIVEQGRMGVDAAIILPESQAAFDYGMRLLKNWGTCVVVSFPTSGFVFSTQDIVFRHISITGSLVGSNAILREMLAFADEHGVKCVSQLFALSNLNDLVTRHHQGVEGKLIIDLSLATS is encoded by the coding sequence ATGAAGGCACAAGTTCTAAAAGCCTACAACGAACCCTACGTCTTCACGGATGTGCCTCTTCCGAAGATAACATCGCCATATGACCTTCTAATAAAGGTGGAAGCTGCATCATATTGCCATACTGATACAGTATGCGCGACTGGCGGGTTTGACGGTCATGCGAATGCGCCAACACAATGGCCGCACATCGGATGCCATGAATTCGCGGGAACGGTGGCAGATATACACAAACCATTGGCAGGAAGTGACTCCTCGGTTGCCCCATTTCAAATTGGTACCCGGGTGGGTGTACCTGGTCGAGCTTTTCATCCCTGCGGCACCTGCTATGAGTGCCAGCGAGAGACGCCAGATTACGGCCAGCCCAGCGACAGCAAGGGTTATTCAGTGTATTGCCCCAAGGCCAAAAACCTAGGCCTCAGCATCCCGGGCGGATTTGCGGAATATGCTGTGGTAGATGCGCGACAAGTCGCACCGCTCCCCGCTGAGATGAGCGCCGTGGATGCCGCTCCGCTTATGTGCGCCGGGCTGACCATATATGCGGCCTTGAAAAACTGTCAACTTCAACGGGGCGATCGAGTTGCCATTTTaggctgcggaggaggactgggCCATCTAGGCATCCAGtttgcggagaagatgggcctCAAGGTCGTTGGTATTGATACATCAGGGCCCGCTGTTGCGCTTTCTCAGCGACTAGCCACAAATTCCCTGATAGTGAACGCGACGAAAACTACCGCCGACGATGTGGTTCAAATTATGGGAAACGAAGATGGCATTGTTGAGCAAGGGCGAATGGGGGTTGACGCCGCGATTATTCTCCCAGAATCACAAGCAGCATTTGATTACGGGATGCGATTGCTGAAGAACTGGGGCACATGCGTGGTGGTGTCTTTTCCTACAAGCGGATTTGTTTTCTCCACACAAGACATTGTCTTTCGGCACATTTCGATCACTGGTAGCTTGGTTGGAAGCAATGCAATCCTACGCGAAATGCTCGCTTTTGCCGATGAGCATGGAGTCAAGTGTGTTTCCCAGTTATTTGCCTTGTCAAATCTCAACGACTTGGTTACACGACACCACCAAGGGGTTGAAGGAAAGCTGATTATTGATTTGAGTTTGGCGACTAGTTAG
- a CDS encoding uncharacterized protein (ID:PFLUO_004031-T1.cds;~source:funannotate) has product MKHSLGVEIALSMGAHALDIDPMRSSETRLRKPSPSSSGAGSSLSLYSVADATWEQRAVCYFFDQYTIREEENEGMSHLAFLPTLYGCCGEVDNRDTLASDCLREAVDATALVALANVTNAAPLTTKARQGYGRVLRGLRHALSSPTQAVKDETFAVVVLLSLYEDIAGERNGLFSSHTAGFELLMKLRGQDLFFHRQGRDLFKFAYTHTYVEALALGDKPRFSTDWALGLLDSNDPIQSLMTSASKITQVFMAMHAASSPPDQETVMQWISAARECDVELSQWGERLPDSWLPLICYSAKGEPLITYNRISNSVVWNHYRAARILSQQLLLTLITMSNDSHPPFESALDASSLRAVIQDMTTDICRSIPFSLGDVDSLGRPIVGDEAHTAQTRLGGYGMLWPLWYVLCYGLPTPEQATQIRHMLARVGSTMGIKLALLLAREAERMHGEDERMHGEDAAPDRL; this is encoded by the exons ATGAAGCACTCCCTGGGTGTCGAAATTGCATTATCTATGGGCGCCCATGCCCTGGATATCGACCCGATGCGGTCTTCCGAAACGAGACTCAGAAA ACCCAGCCCTAGCTCATCCGGGGCTGGATCATCGCTGTCGCTGTACTCCGTCGCGGACGCGACGTGGGAACAGCGCGCTGTGTGCTATTTCTTCGACCAGTACACCATccgcgaggaagaaaatgaagGTATGAGCCACCTTGCCTTTCTGCCTACATTGTacggctgctgcggcgagGTGGACAACCGTGACACCTTGGCATCCGACTGTTTGCGCGAGGCGGTGGATGCGACGGCGCTGGTGGCTCTCGCGAATGTAACAAATGCCGCCCCCTTAACGACCAAGGCGCGGCAGGGCTATGGAAGAGTTCTGCGTGGTCTCCGACATGCCTTGTCGTCGCCGACTCAAGCGGTCAAGGACGAGACCTTTGCGGTTGTGGTTCTGCTCTCGCTCTACGAGGATATTGCGGGTGAACGGAACGGACTGTTCAGCTCTCATACGGCTGGCTTTGAGCTTCTCATGAAGTTGCGAGGGCAGGACTTGTTTTTTCACCGGCAGGGCCGCGATTTATTCAAGTTTGCCTACACCCATACG TATGTTGAGGCCCTTGCACTCGGAGACAAACCCCGGTTCAGTACCGACTGGGCTCTGGGTCTATTAGACAGCAACGATCCCATCCAGAGCCTGATGACTTCGGCGTCGAAAATCACCCAggtcttcatggccatgCATGCAGCGTCAAGCCCACCGGACCAGGAAACGGTCATGCAATGGATTTCCGCCGCCCGGGAGTGCGATGTCGAACTATCCCAATGGGGCGAGCGTCTCCCTGACAGCTGGCTCCCGCTGATCTGCTACTCAGCAAAGGGCGAGCCCCTGATCACCTACAATCGCATCTCAAACTCCGTGGTCTGGAACCACTACCGGGCCGCGCGCATTCTGTCCCAACAGCTTCTGCTCACCCTCATCACGATGAGTAACGACTCGCATCCTCCATTTGAATCCGCTCTCGACGCGTCCAGTCTGCGCGCTGTCATCCAAGACATGACTACCGACATCTGCCGCAGCATCCCTTTCTCTTTGGGGGATGTTGATTCCCTCGGTCGTCCCATCGTCGGTGACGAGGCGCATACGGCTCAGACCCGTCTCGGCGGGTATGGCATGCTCTGGCCGCTCTGGTACGTGTTGTGCTATGGCTTGCCTACCCCGGAGCAGGCCACCCAGATCCGCCACATGCTTGCTCGTGTCGGTTCAACTATGGGAATCAAATTGGCCTTGCTCCTGGCGCGCGAGGCTGAGCGTATGcatggcgaggatgagcgTATGCATGGCGAGGATGCAGCACCGGACAGACTATGA
- a CDS encoding uncharacterized protein (ID:PFLUO_004034-T1.cds;~source:funannotate), with the protein MEAARPQPQPQSSHPAANPPSVEIAYKRKCIALKKRLAEVEAENELMRTRNRRGWQYIQKMRLESCMLLERLAKVTGMAEEAKSDAAADPDLRARAAAMMSNAAALNGLVGQGQQQGNGTHLEDDTEGSSDEQPPTPEERPLRVKRSRKSNVNIDDGPEDSAPAAENATQPGAGGGELPRLAPAPTQEELTSSFRVQTDRNGSAPEGGDRTPAAASAHSNDRRESQQAESHPAEAAAESGTTPMDMDTKEPKVEQT; encoded by the exons ATGGAAGCTGCCcgaccacaaccacaaccgCAATCCTCACACCCAGCCGCTAACCCCCCAAGCGTCGAAATCGCCTACAAGCGCAAATGTATCGCGCTCAAGAAACGCCTCGCAGAGGTGGAGGCCGAGAATGAACTCATGCGCACGCGCAACCGCCGCGGATGGCAGTACATCCAAAAAATGCGCCTCGAGTCGTGCATGCTGCTCGAACGTCTTGCCAAAGTCACCGGcatggccgaggaggccaaATCCGACGCCGCAGCGGATCCAGATCTGCGCGCTCGCGCTGCAGCCATGATGTCCAATGCTGCCGCGCTGAATGGCCTCGTTGGAcaggggcagcagcagggcaATGGGACTCATCTGGAGGATGATACGGAAGGAAGCTCGGATGAACAACCTCCTACC CCCGAAGAACGTCCCCTCCGCGTTAAGCGCTCGCGCAAATCAAACGTTAACATCGACGACGGCCCCGAAGACAGTGCCCCCGCCGCCGAGAACGCCACACAAcctggcgctggtggaggtGAACTGCCACGCCTCGCCCCGGCCCCGACACAGGAAGAACTCACCTCCTCGTTCCGCGTCCAGACAGACCGCAACGGCTCTGCCCCTGAGGGAGGAGACCGGACGCCCGCCGCAGCGAGTGCACACAGCAATGATCGCCGGGAAAGCCAGCAGGCGGAGTCTCATCCTGCAGAGGCGGCTGCAGAGTCTGGGACGACACCGATGGACATGGATACCAAGGAGCCGAAGGTGGAGCAGACCTGA
- a CDS encoding uncharacterized protein (ID:PFLUO_004033-T1.cds;~source:funannotate), with amino-acid sequence MLQAAASGLLGPVIALNAWTLAMEVWMYAVNIPVMQKLNPENTITKSQLDAQTPASARWKRDNYNHLMEQPTQFYALSLTLAVARGGQVEAVDVLLAWMYTGTRILHSLVHVTSNTIMVRFSLFAFSSGLLAIMTARAAALVFL; translated from the coding sequence ATGCTACAAGCCGCAGCCTCGGGCCTTCTCGGCCccgtcatcgccctcaacGCATGGACACTCGCAATGGAGGTCTGGATGTACGCGGTCAATATCCCAGTCATGCAGAAGCTCAACCCCGAGAACACCATCACGAAGAGCCAGCTCGACGCCCAGACGCCCGCATCCGCACGCTGGAAACGGGACAACTACAACCACCTGATGGAACAACCGACCCAATTCTACGCCCTCAGCCTTACGTTGGCGGTTGCCCGTGGAGGCCAGGTTGAGGCTGTGGATGTTCTCCTCGCCTGGATGTATACGGGCACGCGCATACTGCACAGTTTGGTACACGTCACGAGTAATACGATCATGGTTCGATTCAGCTTATTTGCGTTTTCGTCGGGGCTTCTCGCAATTATGACCGCTAGGGCTGCAGCATTGGTGTTTTTGTAA
- a CDS encoding uncharacterized protein (ID:PFLUO_004037-T1.cds;~source:funannotate), protein MASSAEDSPLLPQNRAKSSPRTSRPPRSVTFNPLTTISTYGGTTTTTSDPTFRPLQTGSPPVWSVTAQGAHPRGASQPMLSALNSKLRRRHSHGAPLASTSPSAPKIGPQRTTKKAQKLKLLPDPVTAEEEEADGDFPRDVYSQITRIKEPAARSHAARLGKADRDRIPRVTAYCTANSYRLEGVIKFLKSRAKTRGANPKLFDECVYSPFDYQYEEKQKNSRLFPSSGSSHSERRPSERRYSDSAVEVEDNTKTRREDLIEFHESEAANVNTERLVTSPQAEETPDIDTTIHTPEVFLFDYGTVVIWGMTPAQESRFLSDISKFATSILSSDDTQIENFNFYYAREYQARIYNDFISLREPRNHMIKLAISHALAQSVKTSLFEDLLSETISDTAPLPAQIAQTGSVNLTRRQINMQIGELFILRINIHLQGSVLDSPELFWAEPQLEPVYQAVRNYLEMDQRVSLLTERLDVIADLLAVLKDQLTHRHGEYLEWIVIVLIAAEILVAAINIVVDLYAGVD, encoded by the exons ATGGCTTCCTCCGCAGAAGACTCCCCTCTTCTGCCCCAGAACCGGGCAAAATCATCGCCACGGACTTCCAGGCCGCCCCGGTCGGTCACCTTCAACCCGCTGACGACAATCAGCACGTACGgcggcaccaccaccaccacctccgatCCCACCTTTCGCCCGTTGCAGACTGGCTCTCCTCCCGTATGGAGTGTCACTGCCCAAGGCGCCCATCCTCGAGgggccagccagcccatgcTCTCCGCCTTGAATAGCAAGCTCCGTCGTCGCCACAGCCATGGCGCTCCCCTAGCAAGCACCTCACCCTCAGCCCCAAAGATTGGACCGCAGAGAACGACCAAGAAGGCGCAGAAACTCAAACTACTCCCAGATCCAGTGACggcggaagaggaagaagccgatgGCGATTTCCCGCGCGATGTCTACTCGCAGATCACCCGGATAAAGGAACCTGCGGCACGAAGCCATGCCGCGCGACTGGGCAAGGCCGATCGGGACCGCATCCCGCGCGTGACAGCTTACTGCACGGCCAATTCCTATCGACTCGAGGGGGTTATCAAGTTCCTGAAGTCACGGGCCAAAACCCGGGGAGCTAATCCCAAGCTGTTTGATGAGTGCGTCTACTCGCCTTTCGACTATCAGTATGaagagaagcaaaagaacaGTCGTCTTTTCCCTAGCTCCGGGAGCAGCCATAGTGAGAGACGCCCCAGTGAGCGCAGGTACTCGGACAGcgcggtggaggtggaggacAACACCAAGACTCGACGTGAAGACCTCATTGAGTTTCATGAATCCGAGGCGGCCAACGTTAACACAGAACGCCTGGTCACATCGCCGCAAGCAGAGGAAACCCCTGATATCGATACCACAATCCACACGCCAGAAGTGTTCCTGTTTGACTATGGCACCGTGGTCATCTGGGGAATGACACCCGCGCAAGAGTCCCGTTTCCTGTCGGATATATCCAAATTTGCGACATCGATCTTAAGCTCGGATGACACACAGATCGAAAATTTCAACTTCTACTATGCGCGCGAGTACCAAGCACGGATATACAACGACTTCATCTCGCTGCGCGAGCCGCGCAACCACATGATCAAGCTGGCTATCTCCCATGCTCTTGCGCAGTCCGTCAAGACCTCGTTGTTCGAGGATCTGTTGTCAGAAACCATCTCTGATACCGCACCGCTACCAGCTCAGATTGCACAGACGGGCAGTGTCAACCTCACGCGCCGGCAGATTAACATGCAGATTGGAGAGCTGTTTATCTTGCGTATCAATATCCATCTGCAGGGGTCTGTTCTGGACAGTCCCGAGCTCTTTTGGGCTGAACCTCAGCTGGAGCCCGTGTACCAGGCTGTTCGTAACTACCTGGAAATGGACCAGCGGGTTAGTCTGCTGACGGAGCGACTGGATGTCATTGCGGATCTTCTGGCTGTGCTGAAAGACCAGCTGACACACCGCCACGGCGAGTATCTTGAATGGATCG TAATTGTTTTGATTGCCGCGGAGATCCTTGTGGCAGCAATTAATATCGTCGTCGATCTATACGCCGGTGTAGATTAG